The region CGCCCCGAAGACGCCGAAGAGACCCGATCCGAGCACGTTGACCAGCAGCATCCCGGTGGGGAACCTGCCGTCGAGGCGCGCGAGGACGAACCGCAGCGGAGCGCCGACCGCGGCGCCGAGCGCGACGAGCAGCGCCGTCACCGGAGGGCCTCCTCGGGCTCGGGGCGGTGCGAGAGCCGCTGGCCCAGCGCGGCCGCGAGCAGCCCGGCGCCCAGGGTGATCGCGAGGTAGGTGCCGGCGACGACCAGGTGGCCGTCGTCGGCGAGCGAGCGCACCTGGCCGGCCCACGCCGACACGGTGGTGAACCCGCCGAGCACGCCCGGGCCGAGCGCCGCCGCGGCACGGGGCGAGCGGCGTACGACCGTGAGCGCCGGCAGCGCGCCCAGCGCGAAGGCCCCGACCACGTTGATCCCGAGCGTCGGCCACGGTAGGAGCGTGTCGGGGGCCGCGGAGTCGACGGCGAGGCGCAGCAGTGCGCCGACGGCACCGCCGACGGCCACGACCACGAGGTCCGCGGCACGCAGCGGCCGCGCGCTCACCCGACCTGGCTTGTCGAGGTGGCCGTCGAGCGCTGGTGACCGCGCCAGGGCTCGGCGGCCGCGCCGTCGAGCTGATGGATGAGCTCGCCGAGGATCCAGTTGTGGAGCGTGCGCTGCGGCGCCGTGCGCGCCATGGAGAGCAGCCTCTCCGCGCGGCAGAAGGCGTCGGCGACGTCGAACATCTCGGTCATGGTCACCAGGATCGGCGCCGACTCGCGCATCATCGCGAAGGTGAGGTCGACCTGCGGCAGCCGGCGCTCCTGGGCGTCGCGCAGCTGGAGGCGGTAGCTGTCGGGGAACTGGCGCTCGAAGTTGGCGAACATCGACGTCAGGTCACCGGCGAGGGGGTAGTCGGACTGGTGCGACAGGGAGAGCAGGCGCAGCTCGCGGCGCAGCTCGTTGTACTGCCGGGCGAGGGCGGAGTAGAGGCCGACGTCGACGCCCAGGAGTCGCACCTCCACGGCCGCCTCGCTGGTCGGCTCGGGCCCGGGCTCGTCGTGGTGGTCGACGACCCACTCCGCGGCGGCCTCGTCGGCCATCTCGTCCGACGGCTCGAACCAGACGACCTTGCCGTCGGCCTCGATGGTCGCGCCCCAGGCCACCGAGCACTGCGCCACCATCGCCAGCCCGCGACCGAAGGTCAGCAGCAGCTCGAGCTCGTCACCACCGCGCGGCGCCGGCAGCACCGGCGGGACGGGCGGGCTGGTGGAGCCGTCGACCACCTCGATGCGCGGGTGGCTCGCGGTCCCGCGGACCCGGACCTTGTAGGGCGCGGTCGCGTGGATGATGGCGTTGGCCACCAGTTCCGAGACGCCGAGCTCGGCGCACTCGACCAGGTCGGCCCGCTCGAGCTTGCGGCACACGTCGCTGACCCAGCGACGCGCGTCGGCCGCAGCGCGCGGCGATGACGCAAGCGTCAGCTCTGAGCTCAGCGGCACCGGGACTCTTTTCAGAGGGGGTGGACAGTCCAGTGGGTGTCTCGGTACCCATGGGACAGATGGTTCAAACCTCGACGGTCACCATAGTTCTTCGAGGCTCCGAACGGGTCGTGTGAGCAACGAGACGCACCCGCGTTTCGCGGTCGCGCGAGGTCAGGAGGACAATGGTGGAAGCAGCACCACACGTCCCGCACACGACAACAGGAGAGCCCCATGACCACGACGCAGACGCCCCGCCACAAGGTGGTCGTGATCGGCTCAGGGTTCGGTGGGCTCTTCGGGACCAAGGCGCTGCGCCGCGCCGACGTCGACGTCACGATGATCGCGAAGACGACCCACCACCTCTTCCAGCCGCTGCTCTACCAGGTGGCGACCGGCATCCTCTCCGAGGGCGAGATCGCGCCGCCGACCCGCGAGGTGCTGAGCGGCCAGGACAACGCCAAGGTGATCCTCGGCGAGGTCACCGCCATCGACCTCGAGGCCAGGACCGTCACGTCCCGGGTGCTCGGCCGCGACACCGTGACGTCGTACGACTCGCTGCTCGTCGCCGCGGGTGCCAGCCAGTCCTACTTCGGCAACGACCACTTCGCCGAGTTCGCCCCCGGCATGAAGAGCATCGACGACGCCCTCGAGCTGCGCGGGCGCATCTTCGGCGCGTTCGAGATGGCCGAGCTCGGTGCCACCCGCGGCGAGAACGTCGACCACCACCTGACCTTCGTCGTCGTCGGCGCCGGGCCCACGGGCGTGGAGATGGCCGGCCAGATCGCCGAGCTCGCCCACAACACGCTCCGCAAGGACTTCCGCGCGATCAACACCCGCGAGGCCCGCGTGGTGCTCGTCGACGCCGCGCCGCAGGTGCTCCCGCCCTTCGGCGCCAAGCTCGGCGAGAAGGCCCAGGCCGAGCTGGAGAAGCTCGGCGTGGAGGTCATGCTCGGTGCGATGGTCACCGACGTCGACGAGCGCGGCCTCGAGATGAAGTTCAAGGACGGCCGCGTCGAGCGCATCTCGAGCGTCACCAAGATCTGGGCCGCCGGCGTGCAGGCCAACCCGCTCGGCCGGACCCTGTCCGAGCAGACCGGCGCCCCGCTCGACCGGGCCGGCCGGATCGCGGTCAACCCCGACCTCACGCTGCCCGGCCACCCCGAGGTCTTCGTCGTCGGCGACATGATCGCCCTCGACAACCTCCCCGGTGTCGCGCAGGTCGCGATCCAGGGTGCCAAGTACGCCGCCAAGGAGATCAGGAACCGCGTCGAGGACAAGCAGCCCCAGGGGCCGTTCAAGTACTTCGACAAGGGCTCCATGGCGATCATCAGCCGCTTCCGTGCGGTCGCGATGGTCGGCAAGGTCCGGCTCAGCGGCATCCTCGCCTGGCTGATGTGGCTCAGCGTCCACCTGGTCTACCTGACCGGCTTCAAGAACCAGGTTTCCGCCCTCATGCGCTGGGCGATCACCTTCGTCAGCAACAACCGCTCCGAGCGCACGACGACCGAGCAGCAGATCTTCGCCCGTGCCGCCCTCGCGCGGCTGCGCGGCGGTGCCGCCGACCTCGTCTCCGACCCCGGCATCTACGACGCCACCCGGGCGATGGTCGAGGAGACCCGTCGCCAGGAGCTCGAGGCCGCCGCCATCCGCGAGGCGGAGCTCACCGACTCCGGCGTGCGCGGCGTGCACGACGCCGGCTGACCCCGGCCGCGACGTCGTACGACGTCCGCAGGCGCAGACGACCTCCCCGGGCTGTCCCGGGGAGGTCGTGTCGTTCGTGGAGGTGCGGGATCAGCGGGTGGGGGAGACCACGGCGCGGCCGCTGGCAATATCGGCCTCCGGCGCGCGGAGCCCGCGTTGACCCGTCACCCGCGCTCCGACCCGGAACGCGATCAGCGCGATGGCGGCACCGGCGAGGTCGTCGGCGATGTAGTGCCAGCCGAAGTAGAGGGTGGCGACGACCGTCAGGGCGAAGTTGACCCAGAAGACCGTGCGGATCGCCCGGCTGCGGATCGTCGCGCTGGCCATCAGCGCCCACAGGAGGGCGATCGCGGTGTGCAGGCTCGCGAAGCCCGCGACGCCCTGGTACTCACCGCCGCCCCACAGGAACCCCTGTCGGGAGTAGACCAGCGAGTCCATCAGGTCGGACGCCCCCGTGGCGGCCAGGTCGCTGGTGAGCCACGGGTACATGATCCCGGGGCCCAGCGTGGGCAGCAGGTAGTAGGAGACGGCGCCGAGGGTCCACGCGATGCCCTGCGCGGTGACGAACCACCAGCCGTAGCCGATCCGCGACCACACCAGCCAGGCCGTCACCAGGACCGCCACCAGCGGGATGTAGGTGAGGTAGACCGCGGAGAGGACGTGGGCGGTGACGTCCGTGCCGAGGAGGTCGTGGAGCAGGGTGGCGGGATCGTGGCCGAACAGCAGGAACCGGTCGAGCAGCCTCAGCTCACGGTCGTACTTCTCGTCGTGCAGGAGCGGCAGCAGCGACTTGAGGTTGCGGTAGGAGACGTAGACGACGTAGAAGCACGAGATCCCGACGACCACGAGCTGCAGGCGTGCGCGCGTCCAGTGCGTGCGGGCCCGCAGGACCACGGCGTCCCACGTGCGCGCCGGGTTCAGGCGTCCCTGCCACAGCGCGCGCGGGAGCAGGTCGATCACGATCGCCGACAGGCACAGGACGGGCAGCCGGACCCACGACGGCCCGAGGAAGCTGCCCTCCGGGTCGGCGATCGGCCGCTCGAGGAACGCGCTGGCGAGGAAGGCGGCGCCGCCGATGAGGGCGGCGGTGGCGACGAGGAAGGCCCAGACCGGGAGTCGTGTCGGCGTGCGGCGTGCGGTGGCCGGGGACGGTGGCGTGGACATGGGGCTCCTGGCGCTCGTGGGGGCGTCGCGGCAAGTGTGCCGTCGTCACCCAAATGTCGCCGAGAGTTCACCTCCGCCCGCTCGGGGCGGGCGAGGCACCGGTAGGCCTCCAGGGACTCGAACCCTGAACTAACGGATTAAAAGTCCGCTGCTCTGCCAATTGAGCTAGAGGCCCGGGGTCATGGGAGGCGCCGCTCGGCGACGGCCGGTCGACCCCATGCTCCGAGCCCGCATCCTTCCAGATGCGCAGTCCCGGACGTCGAGCCCGGGTCGTGACGGTCCGCCGGCGTCCGGTGGGACGCCGGCGGCTCGCGCGATCACTTCTTGAAGGCGTCCTTGACGTTCTCGCCAGCCGACTTGAGGTCGGACTTGGTCTGGTCGGTCTTGCCCTCGGCCTTGAGGCTGTCGTTGTCGGTCGCGTCGCCGACGACCTCCTTGGCCTTGCCGATCAGGTTCTCGGCGGCGTTCTGGGCCTTGTCTGCGATTCCCATGACGTGCTCCTTCTCTGGATGTGGTGGTGCTCTGCCTCGGCGGCGCCGAGGACGTGTGGGTGCGCGCCGCTCAGCGCGTGCGCGGGAGCGCCCGTCCGAGTCCGGCGACGCGCAGCTGGACGCTGCAGTGCAGGTCGTCGCGCTCCAGGGCGCCGGCGAGCTGGGCGGAGACCTCGTCCGCGCGCCGGGCCAGCAGCGCGAGGTCGGCCTCCGGCTCGATGACGGCGTCGAGGTGGGCGACGAGCTGGCCGCGGTCGCGCACGACCGAGCCCTTCGCGGAGCGGACGCCGACCGTGTGGGCCAGCGCGTCGGCTGCCGCGCCGGCGACCTTGGAGCCGGCCACGTCGAGCCGGCCGGTGGCGTCCGAGCCGCGGAGCGTGAGGTGGCGGACCCGGGCACTCGTCAGGTGCGCGGCGATCCAGCGGACGCCGATCGCGGCGAGCAGGATGCCGACGAGCGCGGCCACCCAGCTGAACCACGGGGTGTCCACGATCGCGGCGACGTCGGCCGTGTCGGTGGTGCCGGGCAGCTGGCGGCCGGCGATCGTCGCACCCGACCACCACCAGATGGCCGTGAGGCCTCCGGCGACGAGGGCGAGGGCGAGCACCAGCGTGGCGGTGCGATCGATCAGGAGCGTCTTGCGTGTCGTCATGTCGGGGGCTCACATTCCATCGTTGCGGACGGTGACGCGCAGTCGTGGCGCGCGCTCCAGGGAGCTGAGGACGGCGTCGGCACGGGTGCCGATCTCGGACTCGATGACGGCGTTCTGGTCCGGGTTCGCGACCGAGGTGGCCACCACGCGGACCGTGCGACGCTTCGCCTTCACCGAGCAGTCGGTGACCGAGGTGGTGCCCTCCAGCGAGGACGTGATGACGCGGGCCAGGTCGCGCCGTCGCAGGTGCACGCCGGTGCTGGCCCGGAGCGCGAGACCCTTGCGCGGGCGCCGCCGCACCACGACCGGGAGCAGCAGGACACCGAGCACGACGGCGACGACGCCGCCGACGAGGACCGGCACGGAGCGCCCCGCGACGCCGTCAGCGGCGTCGACGACGGCGTCGATCCACGACGGACCGGTCGCCAGGTCGAGGGTGACCAGCAGGGCCTGGACCCCGACCACGCCGAGGCAGACGAGCCCGAGTGCCACGAGCTGGGCGAACAGCGGCGAGGCGCCGGTCCCCACCGGTGCCTTCGCGGCCTGCAGGGCGTCCTCGGGTGCGACCACGGGCGCGGGCGGTGCGGCGACGTCGGCCTTCGTGCCGGTCGTGCCGGTCGCGCCGGTCGCGCCGCCGGGAGTGGCGCCGGACGTGGCACCGGGGGTGCCGGCCGTCGGGCCGCGGCTGGTCTGGTCGGGGGTGGTGGTCATCAGCTCTGCTTTCGAGGTGTGGGGAGGTCGCACGCGGCTCGGCCCGTGCGGAGGGAGCGGGTCAGCGGATGCGCGGAGCGGGCGAGTCCAGGTGGACGACGTCGGCGACCGTGACGTCGACCCGAGCGACGGTGACTCCGGTGATGTGGGCGACCTGCCGGGTGACGTTCTCGCGCACCTGGGCGGCGACCTGCGCCAGCGGGGTGGGCCAGGTGGCAGCCACGGCGACGGTGATCCGCGACGTGCCTCCGGCGACGACGGCCTCGGCGTGCGGCAGGCCCTTGCGGACCAGCCTGGTCCAGCCCGTGCGGGTGTCGATGACGGCCTCGACCTCGGCCGTGGCGATGGACGCGACCCGTTCGACGACCTTGTCGGCCACGACGGTGCGACCACGCTCGGCGACCGGCACGGGCGTCCGGTCGCTGCCCGCGTGCGGGTCAGCCACGGTCGCGCCGCCCGACGAGGGCGGAGAGGTCGACCTCTCCGTCGAAGTGGCCACCGATGAGGTAGCCCGCGGTGCCGAGGACGACGGCGATCAGGAAGCCGGTGAAGCCGCCGGCAACGGCGGCGATCGCCAGGAGGAGGCCGGCGATGAGGCCGATGGTGGAAGTAGTCATGGTGTGCTCCTTGTCGGTGGACCTGGTGGTCCGGGGTCAGAGGTCGAAGTAGCGCCGGCTGCCGGGCCAGCCCCGGGGGATGCGGGCCTGCCCCGCGCGCCGCATCGTGCGGAGTCCGCGTCGGACCTTCCGCGCGACGCGACCGGCCTGACGGTGCCGCGGGCCTGCGGACGGGCGACGGTCACCCAGTGGGGACTCCAGTCGTGCGTAGCGGGCGTCCAGCTCCTCGAGCCGGCTGCGCATCGCCTCGGGGTCGCCGCCCCGGTCGGGGTGGTGGTCACGGATCACGGCGCGGCGCTCGCGCAGCCACTGCACGCGCAGGACCGGGTCGTCCGGTCCTCGTGAGGTGCTGCGCCCCGCGGCCGGTCCGCTCGTCGACATCAGTGCGGTACCGCGGGCGTGACGTCCTCGACGACCACCTCGACAGGCCCCCCGAGCAGGGTCGAGACGGTGTCGCGGACCTGACCGGCCACGGCCAGCACGTCGGAGCCCATCGCCACGGTCACGTGCACCTGGCTCGTGGCACCCAGCCGGATCCCGCTGACCCGCCGACCCGGCAGGTAGGTCCCCACCTCACCGAACGCGCCACCGTGCAGACCCGAGACCCCCGGCACCGAGAGCACGGCAGCAGCCACCAGGTCGGCAGTCGCGCCGTCACCCCCGGCCGGGATCTCGCCCCCGGCCGGGCTGTTGCTCCCGGGCGGGACGTCGGGTCGGGTCACTGGACCCGCGGCTCGCTGACGGTGGCGCCGGTCTCGGCACCGTCGTCGTCGGACTCGATGTGGACGTCCTGGACCTCGATGTTGACCTCCACCACGTGCAGGCCCACCATCCGCTCCACCGCAGCGATCACGTTGCTACGGATCCCCGCAGCCAGGTCAGCGATCGCCACCCCGTACTCGGCGACCAGCTGGATGTCGATAGCGGCCTCCTTCTCGCCCACCTCGACCGAGATGCCCTGCGAGTGGTTGGTCGAGCTGCCCGGGATCCGCTCACGGATCGCACCCACCGCACGCGCCGTACCGCCACCCAGGGCGTAGACACCGGAGACCTCCTTGGTCGCCAGACCCGCGATCTTCGACACCACGGTGTCCGCGATCGTCGTACGACCCTGGGTCGAGTCCAGCTCGCCCGCCGAGACGGCCGTCTTCTCGATGCTCTTCTCGCTCACGTGATCAGTCCTGCTTTCGTGCTCTGGTGCACTGGTCGTGCACGCGCTTCTCGGCGTGGTGTGTACGCCGACCATTCGTAGGTGAGACGAGATCGGATGGGCGATCGTCACGCTCGTGTGATGGACGGCACACTTGGCGGTTCTGTCAGGATGAGGCGGTGCCGGCCGCCCGGGTCGCACCCGGGTGCAGGGGTGGGACTTGTCGATCGACGGTGGACGGCCCGAGGCCCCCGTGGTGGAGGCGTCGGACAACGCCCTGGCGCGACGCGCCGGCCTCGGCGACCGGGCGGCGTTCGAGGAGCTCTTCGACCGCCTCTTCCCCGGGACGTTGCGGTTCGCGACCCACATGCTCGCCGACGACCCGGTGCTCGCCGAGGACGTGGTGCAGGACGCGTGGGTGAAGGCGTGGCAGGCGCTGCCGGAGTTCCGTGGCACCTCCAAGGTGCAGACGTGGCTGTTCACGATCGTCCAGCGCACGGCGCTGGACCGGCGTCGGCGTCGACGCCCCCTCGCCGTCGACAACGAGATCCTCGAGCCGCTCTCACGAGGTGATGCCCGCACGACGCTCACCGACAGGGGAGAGGGTGACCCCGAGCGCGCCCTCCTGACACGCGAGCTGTGGGAGACCCTCCAGCTCGCCCTGAGCGAGCTGCCGTGGACGCAACGCGCGTGCTGGGTCCTGCGCGAGCTCGAGGACATGAGCTACGCCGAGATCTCCCACGTCCTCGACACCACGCCTACGGTGGTGCGCGGACAGCTGCACCGGGCACGACGTACCCTCGCGATCAGGATGGAGCAGTGGCGATGAGCGACCTTGAGCCGGTGCCCGACGGCATCGAGCTGCGGCGGGGCGAGGCGGGACTCGACGAGGCCGCCCGACAGCTCCGCGCCATGCAGCACCCGCGGCGGGTCGAGATCGCCGACCGGGTCCTGACGCGAGCACTGGCCGCACCCCGCCGCTCCCACCTCGTGCGAGCGCACGCGCCGCACGACTACCTCCGCGTGTCGACGCTGGCGATCATCGGGGCGATGCGCGAGCACCTCGACCGGCACCTCGTCGGCGCCGCCGTGGGACGCATCCTGCTCGACGTCGACCGGGACGGGGAGCTCACCGCCGTGACCATCGAGCTCTACGTGCAGTACGGCACCGAGATCCTGCCGATCGGCGACCTCGCGCGCGAGCTCGGACGCGAGGTGCTCACCTCGCTGCTCGGCGAGCGACCGGCCGGCGACGACCTTCCCGTCACCCTCGGCCACGTCCACGTCTCCGACGTCACAGTGGGTGACCCTCACGTCGTCGACCCGAGCGACGAACGGCACTGACCACCGACGCCGAGGCGGCCTCAGCCGCGCTCGGCGTGCGCGCCGTCAGGCCTTGACCGCGAGCACCGGGCGCGGGGCGTCGAGCAGGATCTGCTGCTCGGTGCTGCCGAGGATCAGCTTGCCGACCGGCGTGCGGTGCCGGATGCCGAGCACGAGCAGGTCGACCCCGGGCTCCGCCGCGGCGGCGAGGAACTCGTCGACACCGGTGCCGCCGTCGTCCGGGCCGAGCACGGTGATGAACTCCACGCCCGCACCGGTCGCGGCGCCCGACGCGAGCGCGACGACCTCCTCGGCCTCCGCGGCGTCGAGCGGGACGTTGTGCACCACCAGCGTGGTGCCGAAGAACGCGGCCTGCTGGGCGCCGGCACGGACGGCCTCGGCCCCCTCGGGGGTCGGCTTGTGGAAGACGAGGACGCTCACGGGATCTCCTGCTCAGAAGTGGATGACGCAGAGAAAATATCGGAGTCCGCGGGTCGGCATAGCGTGTGGCCCATGAGCGAGACCCACACCCTGGTCGAGATCTGCCTCGAGGACGTCGGCGGCGCCCGGCTCGCGGCGGAGGCCGGGGCCGACGCGCTGGAGGTGTGCGCCGGCCTCGCCCAGGGCGGTACGACGCCCACGCCGGGGTTCGTCCGGCACTGCGCCGCCGCGGCGCCGGGCCTCGAGATCCGGGTGCTGGTCCGCTCGCGACCGGGCGACTTCGTGCACGGCGCCGAGGACGTCGACGTGATGGTCGCCGACGTCGAGGCGCTGCGCAGCGCCGTCGACCCGGGCACCCGGCTCGGCTTCGTGATCGGCACCCTCGAGCCCGACGGCCACGTCGACGCGGGTGCCGTACGACGACTCGTGGCCGCGTGCGGGGACGCCCCGGTCACCTTCCACAAGGCCTTCGACTCGGTGCCCGACAAGGCGTCGGGGCTGGCGCTCCTCGGTGACCTCGGTGTCAGCCGGGTGCTCACGAGCGGGGGTCCCGGCCCGGCGCTCGACCACCTGCCGGAGCTCGCCGACCTCGTCGCGCGCGGCGGCGAGGACGTGCGGATCGCGGTGGGCGGCGGCGTACGCCCGGCCAACGTCGCCGCCGTCGTGGCGGCCACGGGAGCGCGCGAGGTCCACCTGCGCGCGCCCGGCACGGTCGCCTCCGCGGGCGTGTCCGCGGGCTACGACGACGGCCCGCGCGAGGTGACCAGCGCCGAGGTCCTGGCCGACGTGATGGCGGCGCTGGGCCGCTGAGGTCAGCTCGCCGTGTCGCCCGGGAAGAGGACGGCACCGGCGACCGGATCGACACCGGACACGTCGTCGAGCGGGAACATCGGCCGCTGCACCCGTCGGTGGCCCAGCCGGGCGAGGTCCTGGTCGACGCCGCCGGGCGTGAGCGCGAGCATCCAGTCGGCCGCCATGTCGAACAGCTCGGGCTCGAGGTAGCCGATCTTCACCACGACGATGTCGGCGCTGCGCGGGTCGAGCCCGAGACGGGTGAAGTCGCCCTCGAGGTGGTAGGGCCGACGCCGTCGCGTGACGATCACGTCGACGGACGGCGTGCGGACCACGACCTCGAGGTTGTCCTCGCCCGGCACGACCGCGACGACCTGCCCCGCGACCTGCACCGGCGGCGCCGGCCGGTCGTCGACGCGCGCACCGAGCGTGAGGCGCACGTCCGCCCCGACCCCCGCCTCGGCGGCGGCGAGGGCACCGTGGCTGTCGGGGAGGGAGGCGTAGACGGCGCGCTTGCCGCTGGCTGCGAGCTCCTCGCTGGCCAGCAGCTCGGCGAGCGTCCAGGTGACGTCGCCGGCCCCTCCTGCGGTGGGGTTGTCCCCCGAGTCGGAGATGAAGTAGGGCCGCACCGGCGACGCGATCGCGGCGGCCAGCACCTCCTCGAGCGAGCCGGTCGGCGCGACGAAGCCGAACTCCTCGCGGCGTGCCCAGAGGTCGCGGGCGAGCCCGGTCGCCTCGGCCATCGCGAGGTCGGGGTCGTCCCCGACGACCATCACGACGGCGCAGTTGCGCGGCTCGTCCGCCCACGGGTAGCCGATCCAGATCCCGGCGTCGAGGACGCCGTCGAGCGCCTCGATCCCGGGCACCCGTGCGTAGAGGCTGGCCGCGGGCTCCTGCCGGGTGCTGGTCATCTCCCCCGGCAGCAGGATCGGCACCGGCACCCACGCCTTGGCGGGCCGGCGTCGGCCGGCCGGCAGCGCGAGCCGCTCGACGAGGTTGGTCACGGCGCGCTCCTTGGTCTCCTGCCAGTCCACGTGCGGGGCGGTGCGGTACGTCGTCAACAGGTCGACGGTCTCCGCCAGTGTCCGGGACACGTTGCCGTGCAGGTCCATCCCGCTGCTGATGAGGCAGTCGGGGCCCACGACGGCCCGCACGGCGACGGCGAGGTCGCCCTCCATGTCGTCGAGGCCGACCACGCTGGCGGCTCCGTGGATGTCGAGGACCAGCCCGTCGAGCGGCGCCTCGGCGACCGCGGCCACCAGCCCGGCGAGGATCTCCGCCATGAGCTGGGCGTAGTCGTCGGCGGGGATCGCGCCGCCCGCGATGTTGCGGGCCTGGAGGATCCCGATCCAGTCGGCCCGGGCGGCGAGCGATCCGCCGGCGCTCCAGAACGGCCAGGCGTCGAGCACCTCGCGGCCCCGACGCGGCGACAGCATCGCTGCGGTGGTGAGTGCCGGGGAGAACGTCGACGCCTCCAGGCTGATGCCACAGACGGCGATACGGGGGAGTGCGGGGCTGGTCACGCTCACGATGCTGTCAGGAACTGCCGCTCACCCCTGCGGCGGGCCCGTTGGTCGAACGTTCACCACTCAGTACTTACGGACAGGTGACGCGGGCCGAAAAGTTGGTAGGGTTTGGAGTGCAACAGGTGCAAGTTCCAGCAGGTCGACGCCCGCGGAGTTTGTGATCCAACGGCGTTTTCTTCTTCGGGCCCTGCCAGCTCGTGAGTCGCAAGCGGCGTGTCACCGCATCTGGTGTGGGTCGCCGAGGTGGCGGCTCTCGCCCCGACAAAGGAGTAACGAGCATCATGGCTCAGGGCACCGTTAAGTGGTTCAACGCCGAGAAGGGTTTCGGCTTCATCGCGCAGGAGGACGGCGGCGACGACGTCTTCGTGCACTACTCGGCCATCCAGACCAACGGCTACAAGTCGCTGGATGAGAACCAGAAGGTCGAGTTCGACGTCACCCAGGGCCCGAAGGGCCCGCAGGCGGAGAACGTTCGTCCGGTCTGATCTGCTGCGTCTGGACCTGTTCCAGATCTGATCAAGGCTTCGGCCCCATCCCTTCGAGGGCTGGGGCCGGAGTCCTTTTCGAGGCAGACTAGTAGCACGTTCGGGTCATACACACGGACGTGGCGCTGCGCCAGACTGGGAGCCAACGCCTAGAGTCGGAAGATCCGTCCGGCGTGGAGGAGGAGGGTGACATGCACGACCAGTTCGACGTGACCCTCGAGGACGGCGACCTCCTCAGCGAGGTCGAGCTGACCACGACCCTCATCATCGCGGCCAGCGAGTCCGAGGAGCACCTCTCCCAGGAGGAGATCGACGCGCTGCTCGGGGTCACCCCGCGCAAGCCCATCGACTGATCCCGCGTCACCTGCTCAGCAGGTCGCGAACAGCACCGGGCCGCTGGTGAGGTCCGAGAGCACGTACTCGCCCTCCTGCGGGCGCAGGTCGAGCGTGACCACGCGTCCCTCCGCGCTCGCCCCCTCGAGGGTGAACCGGTCC is a window of Nocardioides oleivorans DNA encoding:
- a CDS encoding Asp23/Gls24 family envelope stress response protein, with the translated sequence MSEKSIEKTAVSAGELDSTQGRTTIADTVVSKIAGLATKEVSGVYALGGGTARAVGAIRERIPGSSTNHSQGISVEVGEKEAAIDIQLVAEYGVAIADLAAGIRSNVIAAVERMVGLHVVEVNIEVQDVHIESDDDGAETGATVSEPRVQ
- a CDS encoding CsbD family protein, with amino-acid sequence MGIADKAQNAAENLIGKAKEVVGDATDNDSLKAEGKTDQTKSDLKSAGENVKDAFKK
- a CDS encoding ATP-binding protein, with product MPLSSELTLASSPRAAADARRWVSDVCRKLERADLVECAELGVSELVANAIIHATAPYKVRVRGTASHPRIEVVDGSTSPPVPPVLPAPRGGDELELLLTFGRGLAMVAQCSVAWGATIEADGKVVWFEPSDEMADEAAAEWVVDHHDEPGPEPTSEAAVEVRLLGVDVGLYSALARQYNELRRELRLLSLSHQSDYPLAGDLTSMFANFERQFPDSYRLQLRDAQERRLPQVDLTFAMMRESAPILVTMTEMFDVADAFCRAERLLSMARTAPQRTLHNWILGELIHQLDGAAAEPWRGHQRSTATSTSQVG
- a CDS encoding Asp23/Gls24 family envelope stress response protein translates to MADPHAGSDRTPVPVAERGRTVVADKVVERVASIATAEVEAVIDTRTGWTRLVRKGLPHAEAVVAGGTSRITVAVAATWPTPLAQVAAQVRENVTRQVAHITGVTVARVDVTVADVVHLDSPAPRIR
- a CDS encoding RNA polymerase sigma factor; translated protein: MSIDGGRPEAPVVEASDNALARRAGLGDRAAFEELFDRLFPGTLRFATHMLADDPVLAEDVVQDAWVKAWQALPEFRGTSKVQTWLFTIVQRTALDRRRRRRPLAVDNEILEPLSRGDARTTLTDRGEGDPERALLTRELWETLQLALSELPWTQRACWVLRELEDMSYAEISHVLDTTPTVVRGQLHRARRTLAIRMEQWR
- a CDS encoding universal stress protein; translated protein: MSVLVFHKPTPEGAEAVRAGAQQAAFFGTTLVVHNVPLDAAEAEEVVALASGAATGAGVEFITVLGPDDGGTGVDEFLAAAAEPGVDLLVLGIRHRTPVGKLILGSTEQQILLDAPRPVLAVKA
- a CDS encoding phosphatase PAP2 family protein, whose amino-acid sequence is MSTPPSPATARRTPTRLPVWAFLVATAALIGGAAFLASAFLERPIADPEGSFLGPSWVRLPVLCLSAIVIDLLPRALWQGRLNPARTWDAVVLRARTHWTRARLQLVVVGISCFYVVYVSYRNLKSLLPLLHDEKYDRELRLLDRFLLFGHDPATLLHDLLGTDVTAHVLSAVYLTYIPLVAVLVTAWLVWSRIGYGWWFVTAQGIAWTLGAVSYYLLPTLGPGIMYPWLTSDLAATGASDLMDSLVYSRQGFLWGGGEYQGVAGFASLHTAIALLWALMASATIRSRAIRTVFWVNFALTVVATLYFGWHYIADDLAGAAIALIAFRVGARVTGQRGLRAPEADIASGRAVVSPTR
- a CDS encoding FluC/FEX family fluoride channel, producing MSARPLRAADLVVVAVGGAVGALLRLAVDSAAPDTLLPWPTLGINVVGAFALGALPALTVVRRSPRAAAALGPGVLGGFTTVSAWAGQVRSLADDGHLVVAGTYLAITLGAGLLAAALGQRLSHRPEPEEALR
- a CDS encoding copper homeostasis protein CutC — its product is MSETHTLVEICLEDVGGARLAAEAGADALEVCAGLAQGGTTPTPGFVRHCAAAAPGLEIRVLVRSRPGDFVHGAEDVDVMVADVEALRSAVDPGTRLGFVIGTLEPDGHVDAGAVRRLVAACGDAPVTFHKAFDSVPDKASGLALLGDLGVSRVLTSGGPGPALDHLPELADLVARGGEDVRIAVGGGVRPANVAAVVAATGAREVHLRAPGTVASAGVSAGYDDGPREVTSAEVLADVMAALGR
- a CDS encoding NAD(P)/FAD-dependent oxidoreductase — its product is MTTTQTPRHKVVVIGSGFGGLFGTKALRRADVDVTMIAKTTHHLFQPLLYQVATGILSEGEIAPPTREVLSGQDNAKVILGEVTAIDLEARTVTSRVLGRDTVTSYDSLLVAAGASQSYFGNDHFAEFAPGMKSIDDALELRGRIFGAFEMAELGATRGENVDHHLTFVVVGAGPTGVEMAGQIAELAHNTLRKDFRAINTREARVVLVDAAPQVLPPFGAKLGEKAQAELEKLGVEVMLGAMVTDVDERGLEMKFKDGRVERISSVTKIWAAGVQANPLGRTLSEQTGAPLDRAGRIAVNPDLTLPGHPEVFVVGDMIALDNLPGVAQVAIQGAKYAAKEIRNRVEDKQPQGPFKYFDKGSMAIISRFRAVAMVGKVRLSGILAWLMWLSVHLVYLTGFKNQVSALMRWAITFVSNNRSERTTTEQQIFARAALARLRGGAADLVSDPGIYDATRAMVEETRRQELEAAAIREAELTDSGVRGVHDAG